The Triticum aestivum cultivar Chinese Spring chromosome 3A, IWGSC CS RefSeq v2.1, whole genome shotgun sequence genome includes a region encoding these proteins:
- the LOC123063091 gene encoding probable histone acetyltransferase HAC-like 1 — protein sequence MNQVGGAGDGMPPRQNQMRDVVDRSAGVDPKFMVLRINTRQKIFEYIERKQPSAIWRRRLPDLASRLEEILFREYPNKREYYNMTKGPIEPHLQFAMKLSSVRNRQRQQNRQLSRQITCSPCYGIMIVTPGITQGASENSRMSFVAGNTGPLSSGANMVPQNTNMGTLLPGEAPNEHVNTLLSLGMNSTHHDCSGACNNHREIDMVEAPETNRLLAPHTSVKEVAKKPKFSCPVCWNELTDASSTICGHIFCQKCIEASIQAQKKCPTCRRTLTMKDFHRVHLPTMD from the exons ATGAATCAGgtcggtggtgctggcgacgggaTGCCGCCGCGGCAAAATCAGATGCGGGATGTGGTGGACCGCTCAGCAGGGGTCGATCCCAAGTTCATGGTGCTGCGCATCAATACTCGACAGAAGAT ATTCGAGTACATAGAAAGGAAGCAACCATCGGCtatctggcggcggcggctgccggaCCTTGCGAGCCGGCTTGAGGAAATCTTGTTTAGAGAATACCCAAACAAG AGGGAGTACTACAATATGACAAAGGGGCCGATTGAGCCCCACTTGCAGTTTGCCATGAAGCTCTCGAGTGTTCGGAATCGGCAACGACAACAGAACCGACAATTGTCAAGGCAGATAACATGTTCCCCTTGCTATGGGATAATGATTGTGACACCTGGTATCACGCAAGGCGCAAGTGAGAATTCTAGAATGTCTTTCGTGGCAGGCAACACTGGCCCTTTGTCGTCGGGTGCAAACATGGTTCCGCAGAACACCAACATGGGTACCTTGCTGCCAG GGGAAGCTCCCAATGAGCATGTGAACACACTGCTATCTCTGGGGATGAACTCTACACACCATGACTGCTCGGGAGCGTGCAACAACCACCGTGAAATAGACATGGTGGAAGCACCTGAAACCAACAGACTCTTG GCACCCCATACATCCGTGAAGGAGGTCGCAAAGAAACCAAAGTTCAGCTGCCCAGTCTGCTGGAACGAGCTGACCGATGCGTCATCGACCATCTGCGGCCACATCTTCTGCCAGAAGTGCATTGAGGCATCCATCCAGGCTCAGAAGAAGTGCCCTACCTGCCGTAGGACGCTGACCATGAAGGATTTCCACCGTGTCCACCTCCCGACGATGGACTGA